A window from Mixophyes fleayi isolate aMixFle1 chromosome 12, aMixFle1.hap1, whole genome shotgun sequence encodes these proteins:
- the KLHL28 gene encoding kelch-like protein 28 — MDQSSQSYMLANITHLHSEQLLQGLNLLRQHHELCDIVLQVGDVKIHAHKVVLASISPYFKAMFTGNLSEKENSQVEFQCVDEAALQAIIEYAYTGTVFISQETVESLLPAANLLQIKLVLKECCAFLESQLDVGNCIGISRFAETYGCHELYLAANKFICQNFEDVCQTEEFFELTNSELHEIVSNDCLNVVSEESVFYALEAWIKYDVQERQKFLSQLLHCVRLPLLSVKFLTRLYEANHLIRDDHTCKHLLNEALKYHFMPEHRLSHQTVLKTQSRCAPKVLCAVGGKAGLFACLESMEMYFPQDDSWIGLAPLGSTRYEFGLCTLDQKVYVVGGIATHVRQGINYRKHESSVECWDPVTNTWTSVERMNECRSTLGAVVLAGELYALGGYDGQSCLQSVEKYIPKAKEWQPVAPMIKTRSCFAGAVLDGMIYAIGGYGPAHMNSVERYDPAKDSWDMVAPMADKRINFGVSVMLGFIFVVGGHNGVSHLSSIERYDPHQNQWTVCRPMTEPRTGVGAAVIENYLYVVGGHSGSSYLNTVQKYDPISDTWLDSAGMAYSRCNFGLTAL, encoded by the exons ATGGACCAGTCCTCTCAGTCCTACATGCTTGCCAACATAACCCACTTGCACTCCGAACAGCTTCTGCAGGGCCTCAACCTCCTCCGCCAGCACCACGAGCTCTGCGATATTGTCCTCCAGGTGGGCGATGTCAAGATACACGCCCATAAAGTGGTGCTCGCCAGCATCAGCCCCTACTTCAAAGCCATGTTTACTGGAAACCTTTCAGAGAAAGAGAATTCGCAGGTGGAGTTTCAGTGCGTCGATGAGGCCGCTCTCCAGGCCATCATAGAATATGCCTATACAGGAACAGTCTTCATCTCCCAGGAAACAGTGGAATCTCTTCTTCCAGCCGCAAACCTCCTACAGATCAAGCTTGTGCTAAAGGAATGCTGTGCGTTCCTGGAGAGCCAGCTGGACGTAGGCAATTGCATCGGGATTTCACGCTTTGCTGAGACTTACGGCTGTCACGAACTGTACCTAGCCGCCAACAAGTTCATTTGCCAGAACTTTGAGGATGTTTGTCAGACGGAAGAATTTTTCGAGCTGACAAACTCCGAGTTACATGAGATAGTTTCCAATGACTGTTTGAATGTTGTTAGTGAGGAGAGCGTGTTTTATGCACTAGAGGCGTGGATCAAGTATGACGTGCAGGAGCGCCAGAAGTTCCTCTCTCAGTTATTGCACTGTGTCCGACTGCCGTTGCTGAGTGTCAAATTTCTCACCAGGCTGTATGAAGCTAATCACCTTATACGCGATGACCACACATGTAAACATTTATTGAACGAAGCTCTGAAATACCATTTTATGCCTGAACATAGACTCTCCCATCAGACGGTGCTAAAGACACAGTCACGCTGTGCTCCCAAAGTGCTTTGTGCGGTGGGAGGAAAAGCTGGACTGTTTGCTTGCCTGGAGAG TATGGAGATGTATTTTCCCCAGGACGATTCTTGGATAGGCCTGGCCCCCCTGGGATCCACCCGTTATGAATTTGGACTGTGCACCCTGGACCAGAAAGTGTATGTTGTTGGGGGCATTGCTACCCACGTGAGACAGGGCATCAACTACAGGAAGCATGAGAGCTCCGTGGAGTGTTGGGACCCGGTGACCAACACGTGGACATCCGTGGAGAGGATGAATGAGTGTCGGAGTACTCTTGGTGCTGTGGTTTTAGCAGGAGAACTGTATGCTTTAGGTGGATACGATGGACAGTCATGCTTACAGTCTGTGGAAAAATATATACCGAAGGCTAAAGAATGGCAGCCAGTTGCTCCCATGATTAAAACAAGGAGTTGCTTTGCCGGTGCCGTGCTGGATGGCATGATCTATGCTATTGGTGGCTACGGACCAGCTCATATGAACAG TGTGGAACGATATGATCCTGCTAAGGACTCCTGGGACATGGTGGCTCCAATGGCGGATAAAAGGATTAACTTTGGCGTGAGCGTTATGCTGGGATTTATATTTGTAGTGGGGGGACACAACGGGGTGTCTCACTTGTCCAGCATTGAGAGGTATGATCCTCACCAGAATCAGTGGACCGTCTGCAGACCAATGACAGAGCCCAGAACAG GCGTTGGCGCAGCGGTGATTGAGAACTACCTCTATGTGGTTGGGGGTCACTCAGGGTCATCCTATCTCAATACAGTACAGAAATATGACCCCATCTCGGACACATGGCTGGATTCGGCTGGCATGGCATATTCTCGATGTAACTTTGGTCTGACGGCCCTTTGA